The following proteins come from a genomic window of Sorghum bicolor cultivar BTx623 chromosome 3, Sorghum_bicolor_NCBIv3, whole genome shotgun sequence:
- the LOC8057760 gene encoding putative respiratory burst oxidase homolog protein H: MAGYGDRRSPPLEGITVVDGGGSRAQSPVPVPGAGAGRLPPPPGGFARGLMKQPSRLASGVRQFASRVSMKVPEGVAGMRPGRMTRMQSSAQMGLRGLRFLDKTSGGKEGWKAVERRFDDMTKGSGRLQKESFGKCIGMGDSKEFAGELFVALARRRNLEPEDGITKEQLKEFWEEMTDQNFDSRLRIFFDMCDKNGDGMLTEDEVKEVIILSASANKLAKLKGHAATYASLIMEELDPDDRGYIEIWQLETLLRGMVSAQAPEKLKRTPSSLARTMIPSRYRNPLKRHLSKTVDFIHENWKRIWLVTLWLVVNLALFVYKFEQYKRRTAFQVMGYCVCVAKGAAEILKLNMALILLPVCRNTLTTLRSTALSHVIPFDDNINFHKIMALSIAIATAIHTLAHVTCDFPRLISCPTDKFMATLGSNFHYKQPTYPDLLESIPGVTGILMIIIMSFSFTLATHSFRRSVVKLPSPLHHLAGFNAFWYAHHLLVIAYILLVVHSYFIFLTREWYKKTTWMYLIVPVLFYACERIIRKFRENNYHAEIVRAAIYPGNVLSIHMKKPQGFKYKSGMYLFVKCPEVSPFEWHPFSITSAPGDDYLSVHIRTLGDWTSELRMLFGKACEAQVTSKKATLTRLETTVVADARTEDTRFPKVYIDGPYGAPAQNYRKYDILLLIGLGIGATPFISILKDMLNNLKSTEEVESIHGSEIGSFKNNGPGRAYFYWVTREQGSFEWFKGVMNEVAESDHSNVIEMHNYLTSVYEEGDARSALIAMVQSLQHAKNGVDIVSGSKIRTHFARPNWRKVFSDLANAHRNSRIGVFYCGSPTLTKQLKDLSKEFSQTTTTRFHFHKENF; this comes from the exons ATGGCGGGGTACGGGGACCGGCGATCGCCGCCGCTGGAAGGCATCACCGTCGTCGACGGGGGCGGCAGCAGGGCGCAgtcgccggtgccggtgccgggggcgggggcggggaggctcccgccgccgccaggaGGGTTCGCGCGCGGGCTCATGAAGCAGCCGTCGCGGCTGGCGTCGGGGGTGCGGCAGTTCGCGTCGCGGGTGTCGATGAAGGTTCCTGAGGGGGTGGCTGGGATGCGGCCGGGGAGGATGACGCGGATGCAGTCCAGCGCGCAGATGGGGCTCCGCGGCCTGCGCTTCCTCGACAAGACCTCCGGCGGCAAGGAGGGCTGGAAGGCCGTCGAACGCCGCTTCGACGACATGACCAAGGGCAGCGGCCGACTCCAGAAGGAGAGCTTCGGCAAGTGCATCG GCATGGGGGACTCCAAGGAGTTTGCCGGCGAGCTGTTCGTGGCGCTGGCACGGAGGCGGAACCTGGAGCCGGAGGACGGCATCACCAAGGAGCAGCTCAAGGAGTTCTGGGAGGAGATGACCGACCAGAACTTCGACTCGCGGCTGCGCATTTTCTTTGACAT GTGTGACAAGAACGGCGATGGGATGCTCACGGAAGATGAGGTCAAAGAG GTTATTATACTGAGCGCGTCAGCGAACAAGCTGGCCAAATTGAAGGGTCACGCCGCGACATATGCGTCCCTGATCATGGAAGAACTCGACCCAGACGACCGCGGCTACATTGAG ATTTGGCAACTGGAGACTTTGCTCCGGGGCATGGTGAGCGCGCAGGCGCCCGAGAAGCTGAAGCGGACGCCGTCGAGCCTGGCGCGGACGATGATCCCGTCGCGGTACCGGAACCCGCTGAAGCGGCACTTGTCCAAGACGGTGGACTTCATCCACGAGAACTGGAAGCGGATATGGCTCGTGACACTGTGGCTGGTTGTCAACCTCGCTCTGTTCGTGTACAAGTTCGAGCAGTACAAGCGCCGAACTGCGTTCCAGGTGATGGGCTACTGCGTCTGCGTTGCCAAGGGCGCCGCCGAGATCCTCAAGCTCAACATGGCCCTCATCCTGCTGCCCGTCTGCCGGAATACACTGACGACGCTCAGGTCCACCGCGCTCAGTCATGTCATTCCCTTCGATGACAACATCAACTTCCACAAGATCATGGCGCTGTCAATCGCGATCGCCACAGCGATCCACACGCTCGCACACGTGACCTGTGACTTTCCAAGGCTGATCAGCTGCCCAACGGACAAATTCATGGCTACCTTGGGGTCCAACTTCCACTACAAGCAGCCGACTTACCCGGACTTGCTGGAGAGCATACCCGGGGTCACCGGAATCCTGATGATCATCATAATGTCCTTCTCCTTCACGCTGGCAACACATTCCTTCAGGCGGAGTGTGGTGAAGCTGCCATCGCCGCTGCACCACCTTGCCGGTTTCAATGCCTTCTGGTACGCCCACCACCTGCTGGTCATTGCGTATATCCTGCTGGTGGTGCATTCCTACTTCATATTCCTCACCAGGGAGTGGTACAAGAAGACG ACATGGATGTACCTGATTGTCCCTGTCCTCTTCTATGCCTGTGAAAGAATCATCAGGAAATTTCGTGAGAACAACTACCATGCGGAAATTGTGAGG GCTGCAATTTATCCTGGAAATGTGCTCTCTATTCACATGAAGAAGCCACAGGGTTTCAAGTACAAGAGTGGGATGTATCTGTTTGTAAAGTGCCCAGAAGTCTCACCTTTCGAATG GCACCCCTTCTCTATAACTTCGGCACCAGGCGATGACTACTTGAGTGTGCATATCCGCACGCTGGGTGACTGGACATCCGAACTTCGGATGCTTTTCGGGAAG GCTTGTGAGGCACAAGTAACTTCCAAGAAGGCTACCCTTACAAGACTTGAAACTACAGTTGTGGCAGACGCACGCACAGAGGACACTAG GTTTCCGAAGGTCTATATAGACGGGCCATACGGTGCACCAGCACAAAATTACAGGAAATATGACATTCTTCTGCTAATTGGTCTTGGAATAGGAGCAACTCCTTTCATCAGCATACTGAAGGATATGTTGAACAACCTAAAATCCACCGAA GAGGTGGAAAGCATCCACGGCTCTGAGATAGGCAGCTTCAAAAACAATGGTCCAGGAAGGGCTTACTTCTACTGGGTCACCAGAGAGCAAGGATCCTTCGAGTGGTTCAAAGGAGTCATGAATGAGGTGGCCGAGAGCGATCACAGT AATGTTATAGAGATGCACAATTACCTGACCAGCGTGTATGAAGAAGGCGATGCAAGGTCAGCTCTGATTGCCATGGTCCAGTCACTTCAGCATGCCAAAAACGGCGTGGATATCGTCTCCGGCAGCAAA ATCCGAACACATTTTGCAAGACCAAACTGGAGAAAGGTATTCTCTGATTTGGCCAATGCACACAGGAACTCTCGCATAG GAGTTTTCTATTGTGGATCTCCAACGCTCACAAAACAGCTAAAGGATCTTTCGAAAGAATTCAGCCAGACAACCACAACTAGGTTCCATTTCCACAAGGAGAACTTCTGA
- the LOC8155557 gene encoding uncharacterized protein LOC8155557 encodes MEGADGKQDSETTFIVKVHREPAIIINGVPDLPSDSTAGSQSLVKIDTKPQVDPRFGGWLEGRKVQKLFGDRHYVGKVAKYDSESNWYNIIYDDGDQEDLEWRELEEILLPLDITVPLKTLVMDKCKLKGSVSDFSKPKVGRPRKMYATMDDSMKKTSHAVAISQGNDANNQMAGLLPASMPNDMSGQLVTVITEGNAQARLQASNQPRKRGRPRKHIIPLPANIQPKKRGRPPKNRNPQSAENAPDSLALVPVQDDTQESSRNQNSALIRNAMTARAEKLKRENLRAQSTRSGTRLF; translated from the coding sequence ATGGAGGGGGCTGATGGCAAGCAGGATTCAGAAACCACATTTATCGTCAAAGTTCACAGAGAACCTGCCATCATTATCAACGGCGTTCCAGATTTGCCCTCTGATTCCACAGCTGGTTCTCAATCTTTAGTAAAAATTGACACAAAACCTCAGGTTGATCCTCGTTTTGGTGGATGGTTAGAAGGGAGGAAAGTGCAGAAGCTTTTTGGAGACAGGCATTACGTCGGGAAAGTGGCCAAGTATGACAGTGAAAGCAATTGGTACAACATCATTTATGATGACGGAGACCAGGAAGATCTTGAATGGCGTGAACTTGAGGAAATTCTACTGCCATTGGACATAACTGTTCCACTCAAAACACTTGTTATGGACAAGTGTAAACTTAAGGGATCAGTTTCTGACTTCAGCAAACCTAAGGTGGGTAGACCAAGGAAAATGTATGCTACAATGGATGACAGTATGAAGAAAACATCACATGCAGTTGCAATATCCCAGGGAAATGATGCAAACAATCAGATGGCGGGTTTGCTTCCAGCTTCTATGCCCAATGACATGAGTGGCCAGTTAGTGACTGTCATAACAGAAGGAAATGCTCAAGCACGCTTGCAGGCTAGTAATCAACCTAGAAAGAGGGGCAGGCCTCGAAAACATATTATACCCTTACCTGCTAATATTCAGCCTAAAAAAAGAGGCAGGCCTCCAAAAAACAGGAATCCACAGAGCGCCGAAAACGCACCAGATTCTCTGGCGCTTGTGCCAGTGCAAGATGATACACAAGAATCTTCTAGGAATCAGAACAGCGCCCTCATTCGCAATGCAATGACAGCTCGGGCAGAAAAACTGAAAAGAGAGAATTTGCGTGCTCAAAGCACACGATCTGGAACTCGGTTATTCTAG